The segment TTGTATCCTTCAGAGTCTGCCCCATGTGAATGACACTTGGAATGGGAGATTATTTGTGGGCAGTagggaagcagaggaaaatgtaACTGAAGGATATTGTGCTGGGGACTGTAACTGTATACTAACTTTACTTTTGTGGTAGTTTGTGATAACTAGGTCCTGAGAGTTCCATCTGTTCCTATGCTTCTATACTTTCTCCACAGTTACAAAGAGCTGTAATTATAGACTAGATGTGAAGGCTCtactggatttttcttttcctattaaatatttcagaaatctcattctgcattaaaataaaagttcttttccatttaaacaGGAGCATACAGCTGAacaggaaagaattaaaaatgaagagaaacaaaaagaagacaaagaggaTGATCGGATTAGAGCttatgttaaagaaaaagaaatgatggcTGATCTGAGAAGAGGGAAAGATGCAGAGACCAGTAGGTAGGTTGAGGGCTAGAGTTCCTGATGTTAAGATTCAAAGCTTCAGCTTAATTTTTGTGACAAACATTATTTTGAATTCTTATATCACCAAAATCAAGTGTGTAATACAAGCAACTTTTCAGTAATTAAGACTTGGAAAACGGTAGAAAATTCAGAGGAAATGTTTATCGGTTTCAGTAGTAATTGGTGCTCTGGGGGTAAGCGAACTCTCAGGTCTTCAAGTTGCCTAGACCGCAGATCTCTGCATCAGCATGTTGCCTCTTTCTCTGATACGTGTAAAGAAACATAGtatattttattacagtaacaaaagaaattgtttacCTGCTTAATTGTGAGGATATGACATTTCTGAGCCAATGCAGCAAGTTCCCTTTGCTTCGTACCTTCAGCCAGTACTCCCAGCATTGGCCTGTTTTGGCAGTATGCTAGCTGAACTGTATGATTGCTGTATGATCCATCTCATTATTGCAGCAAAAGGCTAGcatgactatatatatatatatagggaGTGCTTATTTGCCATGTTAGCAAAAGAAGGTTGAGGATCTGAGTGGGTGGGCCTGTGTGGCAAGAGAGAAGAATGGAAGCAGGACTTCTGGCTTTAGTCTGAGAAATGCCTCAGAAGGCATAGGCATATCTCAGATACTCTGGTATGATATGGTAGCTTATGTTGTGCTGCAGGCTAATTGAGGAGCATCAGGACAAAGCTTGTAAAAAACTAACTGCACAGATGAACAAGGCATTGAGGATGGAAGATGATCGTCTTGATCGAGCAGCTGCAGAGGTAGAATATGAATaccaagtgaaaaacaaagagaaggaagctAAAAAAAAGGCTGCCATTGAAGCTATTGCTGAACACAGAGCCATTGACGTAAGAAACCTAACCTGTTCTTGTCCCTCTTTCTGGCGTGTTCTTAGGAATACCTTCTAGAAACATTGTGGTTTTTAACATGCTAACTGTTAATgaaacatgcacacacattcTCAGCAGCGGCCTCTCATATTTACAATCTACCGTTGTACATCTAGCACCTTAAGCAAGCTGCAAGTGGTACGTGGATTCATCCCTTTGAGTTTGAAAGCTCTGTAATCGTTGGTAATTTGTGCAAACGCTTTCCAgtctcagctctgcttcctggAGCTGAGGAGCCTGGCCCAGATCACAGCCTGTGGGGCTGGTGCCATCTTTCTGGGTCCTCTCTCCTACCTGGAGTTGGGCACCATCTTTTGATGCTGCCAGAAACTCTGGGCCTGGACAGAGCGCAGCTGCCATGATCCAACACGCCAGAGTGGTGGTGTGGAACTGCACTGTTATTGTTTTTGGATCTGGCCTGGAGAATGGCTGATTGCAAGACATGGCTCCTCAAAATAGCAAGGTCACTATTTGGTTAACCTTCTCTATGTTATAAAATGCAGGCAAAGATGAAAttggagaaggagagagaggagaaagcagaaggtgAGAAGGACCGTAGTCAGTGGATGACAGATGATCGTATCcatctggaaatggaaaaagctaAGAAAGACAAACAGCATGATGCAAATGTAGAATTACAGAAGTTTCGAATCCAGCAAATGGTAAATAGAAGCATGGTAACCTTCCACCCCTTTCAGAAAGAATCATGCATCTATACCAGCAGCACTAGATACTGTCTGCAGGGTGGGGACAGGAGGCATGCTGTGTGCATgatgtgtgttttgtttgtgatCTGTGTGTACTGCAGATGTTGGTACTGGGGCCACTCAGAGGAGTGGAACAGAAGTTTCTTCTGGGCTTTCTCAGCCCATATTGGTCAGGGAGGATTACCAGGAAGGGCTAATGATAGGAAAGAGATCAGTGTGGCAAATATGGCCACAAGAGACATCACTCAGGAATGCAGATCCCCTTTCTGCAATTGAATTTCTCTTGAGCTCATGACCTTATTATTCAACTCCTTGTGATGTCTGTGTCCCAGTGCAGGAGCCACTCAtacaaagcttttcttcctgaagagtGTTGTGCAAGTCaagtctgtttttctaaaaattcaCTGTTGCACTTTTTTTCATAACTTGTAAGGCTGAATGTGATATGAATTCTCAACATAGGTGCAAAGGTTTTAAGCTAATTatgttataaaataaatactaagcTTTGTTATTCTATGTTTCTCAGGCagagaaagaggcaaaaaaacagcaggaaaaacaagcGGACTTGGACTACTATGCTCAGAGAGAAGCCACTTTTCATTaagagaaagaatttcagaGATAAAGGCAGTGAGTAAGTTAATGTGTCATGAATGCACATAACTTTTATTCTCTCCTCCAAGCATCCAAGGAGGTAACAGGGCATGGATATAGGCCTCCTAAGTAGGTTTtactcctcttttctttctctaaattaGTATGGGATATTGCTGGAACTCAGCTACCTCAGTGTTGCTGAACTACTGTTTCAGAAAATTATGAAAGAACATGGAGGGTATCCAGCAAGAATTCATGAAACATCAGCTGAAAATTAGCAAAATTAGTTTATGCTAACTGAACAAATGTAAAAGTAAAGGagtatctatttatttattatatatattaaaaaaaaaggttcgTGTAGCACTATCACCTTCCTCCTTGACAAATGTATGTGAACTGCTGTCTTGATCAGGGATTGAGCAAATACTTGGAATTGGGTAGGAATGTTGCAACTTGTGTGCTCCTCAAATGCCTGTCCAAGTACACAGCCAGGACCTCAGAGCTAGCACAGGCCCAGGTATTGCTATGGGCTGCTGAGCTGTTTCTGGACAGCAGGACATGGCTAAGTACAGCTGATTCTTTGTATCCATTTTAGTCAGTGCAGCCCAAAAGGGGCTGGTTGTGGAatgaggaagctgctgctgagaacaTAAATTCATGATGCATGTATTTTGGGGGGCATTTGCCCAGAGTAGCACTAGTTTGGGGTCATGGCTCAATACTCATCACAGTTTGGAGCATATCTTCCTTCTTAAGTTTTTGTCCAAAAGGCTCCAGTTGCTGATTACTCTGGAATGggaacaaaagcacagaagataGGAACAAGCCAAACAACCTGGAGATTTATCTCAAACTCGCTTCTCGTCTACACAAAAATGCTAATATTGCTGATTTGTCAGATAAGTCATACAGAGTTCTTTCCAATTATCTTGGAATAATTGACTTGTTTGGAAATAAACTCTTCGGGGAAAAAGAGGCATGGCAGTTAGCTTCTGAAATAGTCTCTGAATACTTTTCTTAGTtcaataatgaaaaatttatttccccTCTCTCTGAGCCAGTGCTCTTTTTATTACTTCAAGCTTTTTtcagcaaacaaagaaatggaaacttttAATAAAGCCTTTTGATGGCAGAAGCTGAAAACTTGAGAAGCTCTACAGTAAGAGTTGTGCTGAAGTCTGCAGAGCTTGATAATGCTCCAAATTCATCCCCAAGTGCACATTTACACATGCTCACTACCATGTGCAACTGGTGAGTTAAATGGATTTTAGTCTACTTCCACAGCAACAAGAAGCAAGGTGGATTCCAGCCTCACTTACCacttagctttaaaaaaaaaaatcaaaagcccTGTCCCGTAGATTGTCTACATTTGAAATCCACCAAGGGGATTTCCAAGGGGCTTATACCCCTTTTTCTTGGAACATCTACAGAAATACCAAACTCAGTTACTAGAAAGCAATTCATCCTTTCAGTGTACCTAGAGTGAAATAAGCATCTAGGGtagtttttaaacacactgGCTAGATGTGGATTCATTTGCttatttcagcattaaaaaagcattaatcAGTTATATTGCATGGACTTCAAAAGGTGCCTATGCTTTGTGCTTGCTTTAAATGATTAACCCTAGTTAGTGATCTCTATAAAATAGCAGAAAAGTTGTTTTAGAAACATGAAGAAGTAAATAGTTGAGGGTCTAGAATTTTTAGTGACAAAACATTATGGTAACATTTAATTGTTCTTTACAGTTGTCCTACATGAAAGGCAAGAACGGAAATCTTGCAAGAATAATACAGAAGACTAAAGTAATTTGTATGTCTGATATGTTGAAGAACacgaagaaaaaaagactgggAAGAAGTTAAAAGAACAATTCCCTGTGCAAGTAGAATCAGATGAATGCTACTGAACAGCCTGAGatgataaataaatgaaacagtgaGAAAGCTGAGCTCACTCAGTCTGGCAAGGAAGAAGCTAAGGAGAGATCtaggagcagcctgcagctgttgGAAGGGTAGTACAGCCAAAGCAAAGCCAACCTCTTGGTACTGTCAGATGATTGATACAACAGATTATTATGTGGGAGACCAGGTTGACTGTCAAGAAACACCGCGTTCATGCTGACAGGAGTTAAAATTGGATCCTTTTGGCCAGACAGGTGGTCAGCTATCATCTGAGAAGGCTTTGAAATGGTCACATTTAAGGCAGGAGGTTGGTCTAGCTGACCACCAGTGGTCCTTTTCAACCGCTACTTAAAGATGGCAACAAAATACAGGAAGCAAAAATTCAGCTGGTAAATGGAGACAAATAGCTGACCTGGAAAATCTGCTGAGAGGCATCTCTAGTCTAATGCCTAGTGTCACTGCATATGCTTTCTGCATATGCTTTCTGCATATGCTATATTGCATATGCTAAAGTTGCACTACATATGCTTATTAGCTAAAGTTGTAATTTATAGTTAGCAAATCAGAATATACTTTGAGAACTAACTTGACTACTAAACATGAATTACTGATTTTGCTCAACAGAGCCCCCTCTCAGCTGGTGTGCTGCCTTTCTTCAGGAAGTCATAGAACACATACATGTAACTTAAGAGGTATTGGTCTTATGAGAAAGCCAGGACCTTAGAAATGCAGGGCAATCCTCAGAGGAACTGAAACAGATAACTTAAATCAAGCTGTGATTTTTCCAAATGTGTCACCCAACTGTGTGGAAATAGATTGGCAATTTAAGTGCTTACATCCAGAgtcaaatgtga is part of the Numida meleagris isolate 19003 breed g44 Domestic line chromosome 5, NumMel1.0, whole genome shotgun sequence genome and harbors:
- the LOC110400142 gene encoding coiled-coil domain-containing protein 173-like; this translates as MEHEQPGAEQREAEREHGRYMERRAVAREQLAQIEEHKQQADLAKQENKRESEKIQRLSQLYQLEIQRGKEKEEEEKLECQKQYHEHTAEQERIKNEEKQKEDKEDDRIRAYVKEKEMMADLRRGKDAETSRLIEEHQDKACKKLTAQMNKALRMEDDRLDRAAAEVEYEYQVKNKEKEAKKKAAIEAIAEHRAIDAKMKLEKEREEKAEGEKDRSQWMTDDRIHLEMEKAKKDKQHDANVELQKFRIQQMAEKEAKKQQEKQADLDYYAQREATFH